The DNA segment CATAGTTTGCAGCAGCGTAAACACATTATGGATTAAGTGTGATCCTGACGATAACATCGATATAACAGATGGCCTCGCTGTATTTATCACGAGATGTTTGACTCGTTTCGAGGGTTAATTGAAACAGCATGGCCTTAAAGGCAGGCCCAGTGATTTTTACTGGCAAAAGCCGCAGAGGAATGCAGAGTGACACTCGCTGCAGAGTTGAAGCTAGGACAACGTACACTCCTGGGCACAAGTTGagtatgtgtattttattgcacTTCCATATCTGTAGTGTATTACAGTTTAATGGTAATGATAATGAAAGctgtatattttaattacaCTGTAAGGCCCAACCGGGGACAAGAGTTGAAAATTAGCAAGAGCTATAAACTCTCTGTACAGCACATCAGTTTCATGCTCGGCTATATTTTGAATTGCTTCATCcctttcaaataaaatgtttaaaaaagtaataaagttGTGCTTACTGTTGCATATGCATTCACTCAGTTACTACAGGGTTTCTCTGCAGCTTTCAGAtgtacagaaaataaatgagatCACTACCAGGTCTTGACATGAACACCAATTAAAGTCTTCTTGAACCTTTAAGAGACAAACTGAAATCCCTCAAAGGGAAATGACCCTGAATTTcaacgtcttttttttttctctctctcttttttttttttttttttaaagctgcctCACCACTTTCTATTTCCTTTGCTGGTGTTTAAAATTCAAGCACACACAAGCAATTACAACCAGTGAAGCACACAAACCACCCCTGTGGCACCAGTGGCAAAGTCTGACAGCGATAGGCACCGCGCCAATGATGACGGAAGGCTTTTCTGCCCCAGAGCTGATGTCATCGGATGCCAAGAGGCAGATTTCTGGGGTTTCGTTGTTGTTTTCCTGCGCAAGACCTCACTTTTCATGTCTCCCAGTCCTTCAATAACCTTGAAACAGTAACTGAATAGATTTACACTGATTGAATCAAGTGTGCTTAAGCTGTTAATGTGACACCAAATCAGATCAGGCAGTGATATCTGTCTGCACTTGTATAATCATTTAATGATTGATTCATGTGATAGTGTGAGCTGCCTGCAGCTAGACCTCAGCCTGGAGCTTCTGcagcaagataaaaaaaaaaaaaattcagtgttgTTTCCTTATCAGATTTGACTTTTTAAACAATCAAGTGATGTAATTCATCCACCACAGTTTACAGTGCATGGACAAAAAGATGACAGTTAATGAGATCAAATGAAAACTGTAACTATTTTAAGTTTGGTTAAACCTGCTGGGATAAATCAGGTGCTAATGGAGAGATAACACATGATAATGCACTCTTTACAACTACCAGCTCCCTTCAGTTGGCTTTTTCATATGTACTTAACTAATCAAACTAATTAATTAGACCATATTCATGTGTAGAGTTAATCCAATCCcgctctgtgttgttgttgccCCTGTTTGACTTTAAGAGATCTCTATGGGCGGTCCATAATGCGAAGACCAATGAATCGCCGTCTCTGTTTAAATACTCCTTGATGTCaacttttctccttcactcacAGCTCACTCTAACGCCATGTTGGCTGTTATGACTTGCCTTGTTGTTTTCATCAGCTTTACTACGGACTTTTGACAGGAGTGGCTCTCTTAAATCCCCCAGCGTATTTGGAGACGCTTTATTCCAAAAAATTTTGTGCGTCACGTGTTTTGGATGATACGCGCGGAGTATGCGTGCAGCACTCCCCTGACTTTGCTTTTGAAAGGAATACTACTTGGAATTAGCAGTCTTTAAAAAGGGTTtggttgttgtttgtgtgttgttgttttttttcctttgtcatATGTGCAACAAAATGTCAGATGTTCGCCTTTCTAATGCGAGTCCGACATTGGAGAGGGTGGATGCTCGGCCGCCAGACAACGTCAGACCTCCGGTCCGTAGAAACCTTTTCGGTTCACCTGACCGAGAGGAGTTGCGGAGGTATATGACGGCTACGATGCAGAATGACGTGCAGGCTTTTACGGAGCTTTATAATTTCGATCCCGTCAACAACAGACCGCTCTCTCCGGGGAATTTCGACTGGCAGGAGGACAGCAACCCACCGGAGTTTTATCTCAGACCGCCTCACGGGAACGAACGGCCCCAGCCAGAGGACGACTTGCCCGGCGATGACCGGCAGGATGCCGCGGAGGGGAATGAGAGGCAGCTGGTTCGCCCTCAAAGGAGAGACGGTTCAAGGAAAAGACCCGCAGGAGATTCAGGTGATCGCTCTTGACTTTTTTGTGGCTGTCACGCACTTTTTTGTTCTCTCCGGTGTAGGCGCACCCTGTGTGCCCCTGTGCCGCAATGCAGAGGCTCCCAGAGCCACAGTTGTGTCCGGAGTTGAACCGTGCCATGCGATCGATGGATCAGCCTGAAAAGAAAGTGAAGGAAGGCGCAGGGTgcaagggaggggggggactTAAGATTTCTCTACATATGTTTTAGTCATTTCATGTTATTGTAAAGAGTGACAACACAAAGCACATTTTCTTAGAAGATCGCGTATTACGTCGTAGTTTGCATTTCCCTATTCTCATAACTCGGGCTATTGTCGGTAATAGTAAAATGTGtgcagcagcagtcaggtgccTTTTTCAAAGAggattttcagttttacacatcATCAACTTTTCTGcgcttacattttttttttttttttttttttgtctgccaGGTCCCTGCTCCAGCGACTGTCAGAGTAAAAAGTCGCATaccgacgatgatgatgataatgatgacgACCCGGCGAAAGGTGCAGGAAGTCAGGCGGTGAAAGCCGTGGAGATCAGGCCAGACAACAACGCGGAGGTCcagtgagaaaaacacacatgccaGGTTAGAGATCAGCGTCTCACTATTACACAATTATTACGGCCTTTGACTTTTTCATGACATAGGCCTACATATTTTTAAGTGCATTAAATCGTGATCTGCTTTCATATGtgccaaaaaaatgttttgctaaCTTGTTTATCAGCAGCATCtttaacacacaacacagttgcaaaattacacatttctttCCTGCACCCACTAAACGCGTCATCAGCCGTTGTAACTtgcacgttttttttttaaatcctccaCTTCATAGTATGACTGTAcaccctctgtgtgtgtgtgtgtgtgtgtgtgtgtgtgtgtgtgtgtgtgtgtgtgtgtgtgtgtgtgtgtgtgtgtgtgtgtgtgtgtgtgtgcgtgcaacAGGGATATCAAGCCTGAACAAACTGCTTTTTCAGTTGCACCATTCAAACAGCCTGTTTCCTCTCTATGTCCCACAGAGCAGGGAGACCTGTTGCTGGTGGAATACTGTGTAGCCTCGCTCAGCATCTGACAGAccggagagagaaaaacaaaagcagcctTTCCTacgaagggaggaggagaaggctgCACAAGCACTGAATATGTACACTAGCAAGTTTTGGcactcatttaaattaaattgccTCAGAAGCAGCAGACGATGTAGCAGTGTGCAAATGgatttttgctcattttttttttattactaccTATGTTTCAGATGTAGCACataaaaaaagcataatatgCTTTTCATACCtatgttaaatgtatttgagTAAGTGTGTGAATTTGACTCGGGGGATTGCAGTGCAATTTCCAAAAGAGAaatattattttgttaaagtGGTCATATTGTATCATTATTCAGGTAATTGATGTAAGTTAAAAATGCAGATTTCAAAAAGTCAGGGTTATGTGGAAACAAAATGTCTTCACTTTTTCTATGGCTTTATGTGTCCCAGTGTTatatctttgtttttgaaggCCCAGATGGCCACACTGTTGAGGGTCCATCTAACTGGGAATAGCCATGATAGATAAAGTTTACATGCAAATAATGTCACCTTTAATTTCCCCAATTAAtttcattatctttttttttttcttaagggTTTTTTGCCAAAGTTTGTGCCTTTTTTGTATGGGAAGGGGGGTGGGTGGCTAAACTGCTGAGCAATATCCAACCAAATTTAACAGTATTTGCTAATAGTCCTAAGAATTAGCTTTCTATTTCTAAATTaggtgttttaatattttagtgaCTCATAGGTCACCTACagtaccccccaccccccattaTAAATGGTGTAGTCCAGATTAACATAGGTCAAacatgttagaaaaaaaaaagaaagaaagaaagaaaagaatcacTGGGCTACTTATTATGCAAATATGTGAATCAAAGATTTGTCTTTTGTGGTGTGAAATTCATGTGGAACATGTAATTGCACTATTGTTAATTTCTCATTCTTGTGAGggcagaaaaacaaagttacaCTGCCTCAGCTGGTGTAAAACTTTGAAGTGtacctgtgtcttttttttttttttttttcgaaaaacactgaaaatattaTACTAACTTATTTATGTTGAGCTTTTTTTGTGGGTGTATGTATAGCTTCccaaagtgacatttttgtgcatttttgtaaatatatattttcattattgtttttaagaTAAACTGAGCCTAATAATCGATTttatacatgtgtgttttgtatatttttcttcAATCTGCaatttgattgattaaaaagTAATGCTGGTGTAATGAATACATGACCTCACTATTTTGATTGCAAAACACACAACCACTCCTcctttaacaaacacacacttctaaTCTTAATTTATTCTCCCTCTagtcaaaaacatgttttcttccttttgttccttcagttggatgtttgagcttcactgtgcagaatgatgtatgtgcagagtttgacactagaggctgttttcacattcatttactGAAAGTGGTacgtttctctgagctcattgaAAATCAAATTTTAAGGGGCGGGACTaagagcatgatttgtgacaatACAAATATTTTGGAAGCCAATCCTGTTCCAATATTCAACtaacaagtgtgatgtggaaacttgaagcctccagtgcacaaacacagaatttacaaagaagaaggaaacatcttgtttacagctgttaagtttctgaaatgaaaaatattagcATATTCATAGACTCAGTAATTTTTAATGAGGTAAAACaagtagatgtcattttaaaggtatttcatttacattttattttttatttattttattttatttttgttaatgtgGAAAAAACTAATTGGACACAAACTATTATTGAAAGTagaatattttatatacattttaaaacatgtctgcagGGGATTCTTAAGTGATCCAGCCCATGTAAACTGCTTTACACAAAGACTGGAGAGACATACAATCAAAAGAGGTTTAATTGGTCCTGCAGTGTGTGAAATGACACAGCAGTGATATGATAAATAGCTGCACTGTAACGATCAACCACTAATGAAGCACGGCATGCACGCACATAGTGAGAGGTTTAAATGACCTAATTTATTGTCAATTAGAACATCATCATTTAGCAGTGAGTTTATTTTTGTTGGAACTTTACTACGGAAACATTATATTCCTGTCATTTAGCAAAAAGGACATATTACTGTGACTTCTATGGAATCACTGTAATATTTAGCATAATCAAAATTATACCAAATTTAaattctgtgtgttttaggatttttaaaaatccagtaCGTCGTGCTCATCTAGAGTGCCGCTACAGCACCAGAGTGCAGGCTGTGACTGTGCTGGATTGTCTCACCCCAGCTCTGCCTCTAAAGTTGAAAACAACAAGGGGTATGTCCtgaggaaaaagagggaaaaaaagtttctGGTTATTGGCTTTCCCTGGCTCCAATcacagcagagagaagaaaagcagaCCACTTAGAAGCCAGCCAGTCACAGAGATGTGGGCGGGAGCCTGAACAGTACAGGCTGTTCttttcataaaacacacaccacCCAATTAGTTTCATTGGCTGCCTCTTTCCTGTTGATACCAGTGTGTAGGAGTCaaatacagagtgagtgagagagagattccTATAATACTTCATACTGGCTGTGAGTGCATCTGCAGTAATTACTAGTGAGCTCATGGCCTTCCTGTAAACTTTTAGAAAGAATTTAACACTGAGTGTTTCTTCACAACACAAATTTGTTAGTTTTGAACCCAAGACTAGTTAAAGGACTGCATCATGGTCAAATGTAACATTTGTAATATGAAGCTGTTCTAAAAAGTAACACAAATACGTGCTGTCACAAAGAAAACTGAATGTTTTTATCAGCTCTTAACACTGAGGCATTCTGCTGATGTTTTTAACTTACAGATGGGAGCATTTGAAGAAAGCTTTACCAGCCTGGGTGTTCTTTCTCATATTTTGTCTTGTCTGACTAATGGTTATGAAAGCATTTTACTCATCACTTATACATCACAGACTGCAAGAATCAAACTAATCAGAGTAAGGATTGCATGACTCCCACAGTTTTACAAAGATGTTAATTTAACAGAAAATACTCTGACTGGGAGTAAACAGAGTGAGAAAAAGTAAGctgctactactaatactgaaaATTGCTGTAGCTACTATATTGTATTGGGCTATATAGAATAGCAGCTTTAAGATATAATTTTTGCACAAATAAATGTTGTCTAGGTTACACTGATAGTAGAATATATATTACTGGTACTTAAAGCATACTTAAAACAGCCATATTTGGTACTGATAAACATATGTAAAGTACAATATCACTATATTTAAAGGATATGACTTTTTATACTGTCAACAAATTTCATGTGCATAGCTAAACTAACAATGATATAGTTAAAATAGTTATGCATGGAGCGGCTCTGATGTCATCCAAATCTCCATGTGCACATAAATCACCTACCTGCACAAATTATACTCTGATTTAGAAACTTGCACTCATTTCTCAGTGTGTTACATGTAAGCATGATGGCATGGCAACCTATTACACTGAAGTAGGctggtttaaaataaataaagatttatttaaCGTTAAAGTGCTGCCTAAAATAAATGGACCCTGCAATTGGTCCAATGAGTCTAGTCTGCTAATTCATGCCTGAAGAAGAATGCACTAGAGATTTGTGCTAGCCCAGCCAGATAACTTCTGGTTAGCTCTCAACACACTTGAATGGAGATGAAATAATGAATCATGTGGCTCTTCCAAGATTTTTCAAATGTTatcataaaatgtgtcattttgtggAGGTTGTGTAACACTCAAAACAATGTATCCACTattttacagcagcaacagtatTGACAGAGTAGACTATGGCAGAATCTATGACGTGAGCGCATGTCaacattgtttttgtaattactctctcTCCCAGAAGGGGAAGACAAAAGTCCCACACTCCAGCTTTTTTATTACTTAATTAAATACCAAAATTTGCAATTGGAGTGCACTAAGCTGTATCTAAATGTATGCGGAtgacactgtaatacacacaaatagtagaatttttaaaaagtgctcaATTTCTCACTGGGCTAATGAAGTGTTGTATGAATTTAAAGGGTTAGGCTATAGGTTGTAACTGAACCCCTTGTAGAACTATAACATTTCCTTTTTACACTCCATCTTTTGcatgaattaaacaaacaagatatataatgtgttaattagggAGCTTTAGACGTCCAGATAGCAGACTTAGCTACCA comes from the Scomber japonicus isolate fScoJap1 chromosome 23, fScoJap1.pri, whole genome shotgun sequence genome and includes:
- the cdkn1ba gene encoding cyclin-dependent kinase inhibitor 1Ba; the protein is MCNKMSDVRLSNASPTLERVDARPPDNVRPPVRRNLFGSPDREELRRYMTATMQNDVQAFTELYNFDPVNNRPLSPGNFDWQEDSNPPEFYLRPPHGNERPQPEDDLPGDDRQDAAEGNERQLVRPQRRDGSRKRPAGDSGPCSSDCQSKKSHTDDDDDNDDDPAKGAGSQAVKAVEIRPDNNAEVQ